In Sphingopyxis sp. 113P3, one DNA window encodes the following:
- a CDS encoding Zn-ribbon domain-containing OB-fold protein, translating into MAARTLPVIDRDNEAYWTWGSEGKLAIYRCGSCKYFVHPPLPFCPRCESRDVAPQAVSGRGRVVTFTVNHKAWVPGLAVPYVLALVAIEEQDDVRLACNIIGCPPDSVAFGMEVEVEFVQAEDIFVPLFRPVRA; encoded by the coding sequence ATGGCCGCGCGGACACTGCCGGTAATCGACCGGGACAATGAAGCCTATTGGACATGGGGGAGCGAGGGAAAGCTCGCGATCTATCGCTGCGGGTCCTGCAAGTATTTTGTTCATCCGCCGCTTCCCTTTTGTCCCCGATGCGAAAGCCGCGATGTTGCCCCGCAAGCCGTTTCGGGCCGCGGCAGGGTCGTGACCTTTACGGTCAATCACAAGGCCTGGGTGCCGGGCCTTGCGGTGCCCTATGTTCTCGCGCTCGTTGCCATTGAGGAACAGGACGATGTTCGCCTCGCCTGCAATATCATCGGCTGCCCGCCAGACTCCGTCGCGTTCGGCATGGAGGTCGAGGTCGAATTTGTGCAGGCAGAGGACATCTTTGTGCCCCTCTTTCGCCCGGTGCGCGCATGA